One Pseudomonas sp. MM213 genomic window, GATCGGTTCCAGTCCGGATTCAATGTTTCGCTCGACGTTCTCCACCACCACAATGGCATCGTCGACCACGATCCCGATGGCGAGGACCAGGCCGAACAGCGACAGTGCGTTGAGCGAAAATCCGAGTAGGTGCATCACGGCAAACGTACCGATCAGCGACACGGGCACGGCCACCAATGGAATGATCGACGCGCGCCAGGTTTGCAGGAACAGGATGACGACCAGCACCACGAGAATCAGTGCTTCAAACAGCGTGTGCACCACCGCCTCAATCGAGCTGCGGACGAAAATCGTCGGGTCGTAGACGATCTCGTAATCCATGCCTTCCGGGAAATTTTTCTTCAGCTCGGCCATCTTCGCCCGCACCTGGTCGGAGACGTCGATGGCGTTGGAACCTGGCCGCTGGAAGATAGGCATCGCCACCGCTTCCTGGTTGTTGAGCAAGGCGCGCAAGGCGTACTGGTTGGAACCCAGTTCGATCCGGGCAATGTCCTTCAGGCGCGTGATTTCGCCGTTCGGGCCACTGCGCACGATCACGTTTTCAAATTCTTCTTCGCTGACTAACCGCCCCTGGGAGTTGATCGACATCTGGAAGCTGGTGGCATTTGGTGCTGGCGGCGAACCCAGTTGCCCGGCGGCGACTTGACGGTTCTGTTCACGCACCGCAGTGACCACATCAGTGGCAGTCAGATTGCGCGAGGCGGTTTTGTCCGGATCGAGCCAGATACGCAGCGAGTAATCGCCGATGCCGAACATCTTCACATCGCCGATCCCTTCCAGACGCGACAGCTCGTCCTTGACGTTGAGGATCGCGTAGTTGGACAGGTAGAGCATGTCGTAGCGTTTATCGGGAGAGATCAAATGCACCAGCAACGTCAGCTCGGGCGACGCCTTGTCGACAGTGATGCCGATACGCGTCACTTCCTCGGGCAGCTTGGGCTCGGTACGGGTCACACGGTTCTGGACCTGGACCTGGGCGTTGTCCAGGTCGGTGCCCAACGCGAAGGTCACGGTCAGGGTGAGCCGGCCGTCAGCCGTGGATTGCGAGGACATGTACAGCATGTTCTCGACACCGGTGATGGCTTGCTCCAAAGGGGCTGCCACGGTTTCGCCGATGACTTTCGGGTTGGCGCCCGGGTAGTTGGCGTGAACAACGACGGTCGGTGGAACCACTTCCGGATATTCACTGATCGGCAACTGGAACAGCGAGATCGCGCCGGCGATCAGGATCAGCAGCGACAGCACCGCCGCGAAGATCGGCCGCGTGATAAAGAACTGGGAGAACTTCATGTCGGTGCTCCTTATCCGCGAGGTGCAGCGGCAGAATCCGCTTTCACCAGGGCAGGTGATTTAACGGCAGCCGGCTGATTGGAGGCTTCGATGGCCTGGCGCTGGCGAGCCAGTGTGGCGACGGTTTCCGGGCTGGCCATCGGCGCATCCTGCGGGTCGATCACCGCGCCGGGCCGCACGCGCTGCAAGCCGTTGATCACGATGCGATCTTCTTTCTGCAAGCCGCTGCGCACGATGCGCAAGCCTTCAAGCTTCGGCCCCAGATCGACGCTGCGATACACGGCTTTGTTGTCCTGATCGACCACCAGCACGAATTTTTTGCCGAGGTCGGTGCCCACCGCTTCGTCCTTGATCAACAGGCCGGGATAGGCGGCGCTGCCCACCAGTTTCAACCGGGCATACAGGCCGGGGGTGTACTGGCCGTCCGTGTTGTCGAACACCGCGCGACCACGGATAGTGCCGGTTTTCGGATTTACCTGGTTGTCGACGAAGTTCATCTGCCCGAGGTGGCTGTTGCCCTCCTCGTTCGACAGGCCCATGTACACCGGCGTGGCTTGACCGCGCTGACCCTGGCGGGAAAGCAGGCTGTACTTGAGGAACATGCGCTCGTCCGCATCGAAATAGGCGTAGACCTTGTCCGTGGAGACCACGCTGGTCAGCGCTGTAGTGTCGGCGGTCACGATGTTGCCGGCGGTGATTTCCGCACGGCTGACGCGGCCGGTGATCGGCGCGGTAACGCGGGTGAAGCTGAGGTTCAAACGCGCCAGATCCAGCTGCGCCTGAATGGCATCCACACCAGCCCGAGCTTCTTGCGCAGTGGTCGTGCGGGTGTCGGCGAGCTCTGCGGAGATCGCGTTGCTGCTCAATAGACGTTGGCCGCGCTGCGCTTCGTTGCCGGTGCGGACCAGGGTGGCGCGTGCCTGTTGCAACTGCGCCTCGATGCGATGCACCTCATGTTCGAACGGCCGTGGATCAATCTGGAACAGCAAGTCGCCCTTCTTCACCAACGCGCCATCGGTAAAGGCCACGCGTTCAATCTGGCCCGACACCCGTGGACGAACCTCTACGGTTTCCGGTGCTTCCAGGCGAGCGGTGACTTCATCCCACTCGGTGATGGGCTGCTCGAGCACTTTGGCGACGGTAACGTGCGGCGCCCCCGGAGCCTGTGCGGCGCTGGGTGTGCGTTCACACGCGGTAAGCATCAGCAGCGCCAACGCAGCCAGGGGATAACGCAAAGGTTTGAGTGACTGTTCCATGGGGTGTGTCCGCCAGACGGTTTGGGATTTTGCGGATTCTCGGCCTCGCGCGAGGTCACGACGAATCGAACGGAGTGAAGTTGGCTATCATCATTAATGATAGCCGTCATGTTTAAGGGCAAAAAAAGGGGCGACCCGGTTAACCCCTCTTGTGAGCGATTGCCGAACACACGCAATCCAGCGCCGGCCCCAGCGTCTGCGCCGCACTCAATGCCCGTGGAGTGGGCACCATTCGGCGACCGATGCGCTCGAACAAAGGGTCGTTGAACAACTTGCGCAAACGCACCAGCGCCGCGCTGATGGC contains:
- the mexE gene encoding multidrug efflux RND transporter periplasmic adaptor subunit MexE, encoding MEQSLKPLRYPLAALALLMLTACERTPSAAQAPGAPHVTVAKVLEQPITEWDEVTARLEAPETVEVRPRVSGQIERVAFTDGALVKKGDLLFQIDPRPFEHEVHRIEAQLQQARATLVRTGNEAQRGQRLLSSNAISAELADTRTTTAQEARAGVDAIQAQLDLARLNLSFTRVTAPITGRVSRAEITAGNIVTADTTALTSVVSTDKVYAYFDADERMFLKYSLLSRQGQRGQATPVYMGLSNEEGNSHLGQMNFVDNQVNPKTGTIRGRAVFDNTDGQYTPGLYARLKLVGSAAYPGLLIKDEAVGTDLGKKFVLVVDQDNKAVYRSVDLGPKLEGLRIVRSGLQKEDRIVINGLQRVRPGAVIDPQDAPMASPETVATLARQRQAIEASNQPAAVKSPALVKADSAAAPRG
- a CDS encoding LysR family transcriptional regulator — its product is MKRNDLHSIDLNLLVVFDTLIQERNLTRTAEKLSLGQPAISAALVRLRKLFNDPLFERIGRRMVPTPRALSAAQTLGPALDCVCSAIAHKRG